One Pocillopora verrucosa isolate sample1 chromosome 10, ASM3666991v2, whole genome shotgun sequence genomic window carries:
- the LOC131785775 gene encoding glutamate [NMDA] receptor subunit 1, which produces MSFPENTALAVFFISTLYFAFSHGNCNFREKGSFGIIGVFDFADSSSKEAFENATSSHNSKECVPKFMNRTLLLKSDASVSEIIELAQNALQPGLCFMVYAAEDSKARIVLEFAITQGVNVITAIPPFYPNYQYTGIHQSYDPAHVSSINTVSSTVTKRDALLALLGKLNWKKFLVVTDSEPSSNYFVNLLKESLHPRNLNLTEWLVYNEDNFDYFEKKLETDSSNIILVTNNLSLAEQILSVKEDFPSWTWIFLCDLDVGSLGSQWHWDYVYTITPKYSLKVKLSDFVDDAVSSISHTVTGNGRKGKAFSCPKICTFRRLLSEVNFHGSSDPVEFDQQGNRVPLRYDVNRMEYNEDQDMYELEHLGYWSNGKLSMEKKGEDLKILLNEYPPNVMSQPKKVGEPCQPGSMLCSKTVEGEEIKRCCYGFVIDVLEVICNEMEKVPKLLFSLDGQYGIYDEANNSWNGVVSELLSGRGDISFDLYISSRRANVVDFTEPYMPSGIRLLAKEKKREDNQIYWVSYLRPFTPPVWLTLLGSLGIMIIFLWAMDKISPIRGSKKLFHPNSSFGLDNAVCFALALAFGRPADESKPKTNGARLASVAFGMAMLVFVSTYSANLAAFLIVDDKSPPVEDIYDIKIERPPDGFKYGTIDGSYMADYFKNSENAYFRHVWYHMKENNVKSLREGVEAVKTGSLDVFVADHVGLEYESRNDLHCELRVVGEPFAMSGASIAVKKNNPLFIQVSEALQKIKAKGLTDFIQEFWVSKYKCPRETPPAQLKVEDLSGLFLQLTIAMIGCILGTLCQRIFLQMKEKWTRKNNEDVDEQDARQEFAQTETLV; this is translated from the exons ATGAGCTTTCCGGAAAATACAGCATTGGCCGTTTTTTTTATAAGCACATTGTACTTTGCATTTTCGCATGGAAACTGCAACTTTCGAGAAAAGGGATCATTTGGCATTATTGGAGTCTTCGATTTCGCCGATTCGTCctctaaagaagcttttgagaACGCCACATCAAGTCACAATTCTAAGGAGTGTGTTCCCAAGTTTATGAACAGAACTCTTCTTCTTAAAAGCGACGCGAGTGTTTCGGAAATTATAGAACTTGCTCAGAATGCACTACAACCTGGTCTTTGTTTTATGGTGTATGCAGCCGAGGATAGCAAGGCTAGAATAGTCCTTGAATTTGCAATTACCCAAGGGGTAAATGTTATAACAGCTATACCACCG tTTTACCCGAATTACCAATACACTGGGATACATCAGAGTTATGATCCGGCCCATGTTTCCAGCATAAATACAGTTTCAAGCACGGTGACGAAGAGAGACGCCCTCTTAGCACTCTTAGGAAagttaaactggaaaaaatttttggtggtgacggaTAGTGAGCCCAGCTCAAATTACTTCGTAAATTTATTGAAGGAATCCCTTCATCCAAGGAATTTGAATTTGACAGAGTGGCTGGTATACAATGAagataattttgattattttgaaaaaaaattagagactGATTCTAGTAATATCATTTTGGTTACGAATAATCTTTCACTCGCTGAACAGATACTCAGCGTAAAAGAAGATTTTCCATCTTGGACTTGGATTTTCCTCTGTGATTTGGATGTCGGAAGCTTAGGCTCCCAATGGCATTGGGATTACGTTTATACCATAACTCCAAAATATTCTCTTAAGGTTAAGCTTAGTGATTTTGTGGACGATGCAGTGAGCTCAATTAGTCACACCGTAACAGGAAATGGACGCAAAGGGAAAGCCTTCTCTTGCCCAAAAATTTGTACATTtagaag ACTTCTATCTGAAGTAAACTTTCACGGTTCTTCAGATCCTGTTGAGTTTGATCAGCAGGGCAACCGAGTGCCCCTTCGCTACGATGTTAACAGAATGGAGTACAACGAAGATCAGGATATGTATGAACTTGAACATCTTGGTTATTGGTCTAATGGCAAGCTCTCAATggagaaaaaaggagaagacCTTAAAATCCTTCTAAACGAGTACCCACCCAATGTTATGTCCCAACCGAAAAAAGTTGGCGAACCATGCCAGCCTGGCTCTATGTTGTGCTCTAAAACTGTCGAAGGAGAGGAGATAAAGCGTTGCTGCTATGGCTTTGTAATCGATGTGTTAGAAGTGATATGCAACGAGATGGAAAAAGTTCCAAAGTTATTGTTTAGTCTAGACGGACAATATGGAATTTACGATGAAGCAAATAACAGTTGGAATGGCGTGGTTTCAGAACTACTTAGTGGAAGGGGTGATATAAGCTTTGATCTCTACATAAGCTCTCGCAGGGCCAATGTTGTCGATTTTACTGAACCGTATATGCCTTCAGGAATTCGCCTTTTGGCAAAAGAGAAGAAACGTGAAGACAATCAAATTTACTGGGTGTCTTATCTTAGACCTTTCACTCCTCCAGTTTGGCTTACTCTGCTTGGAAGCTTAGGTATAATGATTATCTTCCTATGGGCAATGGACAAGATTAGTCCGATCAGAGGATCAAAGAAGCTGTTCCATCCAAACTCTTCATTTGGTCTCGACAACGCAGTTTGTTTCGCTCTCGCTCTTGCGTTTGGTCGCCCAGCGGACGAGTCAAAACCAAAAACTAATGGCGCTAGGCTTGCGTCAGTTGCATTTGGAATGgcaatgttggtttttgtgtcAACATATTCGGCTAATTTGGCTGCTTTTCTCATCGTTGATGATAAAAGTCCCCCTGTGGAAGACATTTACGACATCAAG ATTGAGCGACCACCGGATGGCTTTAAGTATGGCACTATTGACGGATCTTATATGGCCGACTACTTCAAGAACAGTGAAAATGCATATTTTCGCCACGTGTGGTATcacatgaaagaaaacaatgttaaaagTCTTCGGGAAGGAGTTGAAGCTGTCAAAACAGG GAGTCTGGACGTTTTCGTCGCAGATCACGTGGGCCTGGAATACGAATCAAGGAATGATCTTCATTGTGAACTCAGAGTTGTTGGTGAACCTTTTGCAATGTCTGGAGCATCCATTGCTGTTAAAAAGAACAATCCTTTGTTTATCCAAGTATCAGAAGCTCTTCAAAAGATCAAAGCTAAAGGACTGACGGACTTCATCCAAGAATTCTGGGTATCCAAGTATAAATGCCCGAGGGAAACTCCTCCAGCTCAACTTAAGGTAGAAGACCTAAGTGGACTCTTCTTGCAACTCACCATAGCAATGATCGGGTGCATACTAGGTACATTGTGTCAGAGGATTTTtctacaaatgaaagaaaagtggaCTAGAAAAAATAACGAGGATGTAGATGAACAGGATGCGAGGCAGGAATTTGCACAGACAGAAACACTTGTGTGA